Proteins encoded in a region of the Stieleria neptunia genome:
- a CDS encoding sulfatase codes for MPCTDVHAQSKPNVIFFLVDDLGWRDVGCYGSQFYETPAIDQLAKEGMLFENAYSTCHVCSPSRASILTGKYPARTNLTEWLGGRPERDYEMLHHGEKLTALPDEEQTLAETLHKHGYATANYGKAHLNKAPKTYGFDEAITGWVRSYYHPFSPTYTKTLPAEQGDYYTDKLTDAALDFIQRNKDRPFFVHLEHFSVHDPIQGRKDLVQKYEKKLATMPRQEGPDYLLEPNPDGPAISAEKLNALEENDNGTLHQNERVWWVKQKQDNVEFAGMVEATDESLGRIRAKLRELGLEKNTIIIFTSDNGGMAASNQYRGINHPRKTLNSRFASSNLPLRGAKGWNYEGGIRVPLIVHWPGEIQANSTSNAIVTGTDYYPTLLEMLNLPALPEQHVDGRSFVPALKAEDYDRGPIYWHFPHYSNHGFQSPGGAVRSGRYKLLEYYENGTVQLFDLENDMREQNDLAKSQPMIVKKLKQMLHDWRDEVDAKMPYPKTATSKPAPGARVAKPNR; via the coding sequence ATGCCCTGCACCGACGTGCACGCGCAGTCAAAGCCCAATGTGATCTTCTTTCTCGTCGACGATCTTGGCTGGCGGGACGTGGGTTGCTACGGCAGCCAGTTCTATGAAACTCCGGCGATCGATCAGTTGGCAAAAGAAGGCATGCTGTTCGAGAATGCCTACTCGACATGCCACGTCTGCTCGCCGAGTCGCGCGAGTATCCTGACCGGGAAGTATCCGGCACGCACGAATCTGACGGAGTGGCTGGGCGGGCGGCCTGAGCGCGACTACGAGATGTTGCATCACGGAGAAAAGCTCACGGCTCTGCCTGATGAAGAGCAAACACTGGCAGAGACATTGCACAAGCATGGCTATGCCACTGCAAACTATGGCAAGGCTCATTTAAACAAGGCCCCGAAGACCTACGGCTTTGATGAAGCGATTACGGGATGGGTTCGATCCTACTATCATCCGTTCTCGCCAACGTACACCAAAACGTTGCCAGCCGAACAGGGCGACTACTACACCGATAAGCTGACCGATGCTGCCCTCGATTTCATTCAGCGGAACAAAGATCGACCGTTTTTCGTGCACCTTGAACACTTCTCCGTTCACGACCCGATCCAGGGTCGCAAGGATCTGGTTCAGAAGTACGAGAAGAAACTTGCGACGATGCCCCGTCAGGAAGGACCCGACTACCTCCTCGAACCCAACCCGGATGGACCGGCTATCTCAGCGGAAAAGCTCAATGCCCTGGAAGAAAATGACAACGGCACATTGCACCAAAATGAGCGAGTGTGGTGGGTGAAGCAGAAACAGGACAACGTCGAATTCGCCGGGATGGTTGAGGCGACGGATGAAAGCCTCGGTCGAATCCGCGCGAAGCTGAGAGAACTCGGACTGGAAAAAAACACGATCATTATCTTCACGTCCGACAATGGAGGCATGGCGGCCTCGAACCAGTATCGTGGCATCAATCATCCCCGCAAGACCCTGAATTCACGTTTCGCAAGCTCCAACCTGCCGCTTCGCGGGGCCAAGGGCTGGAACTACGAAGGCGGAATTCGAGTGCCGTTGATTGTCCACTGGCCCGGCGAGATTCAAGCGAACTCCACTTCAAACGCGATCGTCACGGGAACGGATTACTACCCAACACTGCTCGAGATGCTGAATCTTCCCGCGTTACCGGAACAGCACGTTGACGGCCGGAGTTTCGTCCCCGCATTGAAAGCAGAAGACTACGATCGCGGACCCATCTATTGGCATTTCCCCCACTACAGCAATCACGGCTTCCAAAGCCCGGGTGGAGCTGTTCGTAGCGGAAGATACAAATTGCTGGAGTACTACGAAAACGGAACGGTGCAGCTGTTCGACTTGGAAAATGACATGAGAGAACAGAACGACCTTGCGAAGTCCCAGCCGATGATCGTTAAAAAACTGAAGCAGATGCTGCACGACTGGCGTGACGAAGTCGATGCCAAGATGCCGTATCCCAAAACCGCAACGTCGAAGCCCGCACCGGGGGCACGCGTCGCCAAACCGAACCGGTAG
- a CDS encoding sulfatase-like hydrolase/transferase gives MNRHTLAVLAFAAMSTCHVLPAAEASGSRTPNIVVIFIDDMGFADPSCFGNPLIQTPNIDKLAADGIKLTHFYVNSPICSASRVALTTGQYQGRWKIHSYLNTRAGNANRSMADYLDPSAPTTAKKLKAAGYATAHFGKWHMGGGRDVDDAPLPQAYGFDESLVSFEGLGDRIIENNPNAIKRAHALGRGKIIPCERWERMQIQTDRTIDFIRRHRDGPFYVRLFPNDVHDAHVPLPGSADKFKSVSDDPYVRDFFAVLEAMDEHIGRVVATIDELNLGNQTLILFTSDNGPTDWPRKYKTGPPAGFTGPFRGRKWSLFEGGIRMPFIARWTGTIPAGIEDTTSVVAAIDLSPTICRFAGVPVENHLDGVDRGDVLLGHPAPRGKPVFWQYGHPHAILKGGKPEHQSPTFAIRDGHWKFLVNPDGSEAQLFDLESDEGETTNLLSVQPERAAAMARQIAAWADDVGFAFDDEAPLDAPVPTIAILASNQLLRFVNHGVKGDTGSLQLDGTSWLDLPAFRAPKVAGGRALQIKGTLHSHSPSGVVLAHGDSRSGYSVYLDQGHLCFAACAGEERTVVRSSAAIAGPTHFEANWNSKGQMLLKVNGKLAAKAEAGILPHEPDDSIQIGADLAQPVGTYTAPNHYTGTIENLTFKYPNGT, from the coding sequence ATGAATCGACACACTCTTGCCGTTCTCGCGTTTGCCGCAATGTCGACGTGCCACGTGTTGCCGGCTGCAGAAGCTTCCGGCAGCAGAACGCCAAACATCGTTGTCATCTTTATCGATGACATGGGGTTCGCCGATCCGAGCTGCTTTGGTAACCCGCTCATCCAGACGCCGAACATCGACAAGCTCGCCGCCGATGGCATCAAGTTGACCCATTTTTACGTCAACTCGCCGATCTGTTCCGCCTCGCGAGTCGCGCTCACCACCGGTCAGTATCAGGGGCGTTGGAAAATCCATTCGTACCTGAACACTCGGGCGGGAAACGCGAACCGCAGCATGGCTGATTACCTGGACCCGTCCGCCCCGACGACCGCAAAGAAACTGAAAGCCGCCGGCTACGCGACCGCTCATTTCGGCAAATGGCACATGGGAGGCGGTCGTGACGTCGACGACGCGCCTCTGCCTCAGGCGTATGGATTCGACGAGTCCCTGGTTTCATTCGAAGGCCTTGGTGACCGCATCATCGAAAACAATCCAAACGCCATCAAACGTGCGCATGCCCTGGGTCGCGGAAAAATCATCCCCTGTGAGCGTTGGGAGAGGATGCAGATCCAGACTGATCGCACGATCGATTTCATCCGGCGCCACCGCGATGGCCCGTTCTACGTCAGGCTGTTTCCCAACGACGTTCACGACGCGCACGTGCCGCTTCCCGGCAGTGCCGACAAGTTCAAATCCGTTTCCGATGACCCTTATGTCCGTGATTTCTTCGCGGTGTTGGAAGCCATGGATGAACACATTGGGCGAGTCGTCGCCACGATTGATGAACTGAATCTCGGCAACCAGACGCTGATTCTGTTCACCAGTGACAACGGCCCCACCGACTGGCCGCGCAAATACAAGACAGGTCCTCCGGCGGGTTTCACTGGCCCGTTTCGAGGTCGGAAGTGGTCCCTGTTCGAAGGCGGTATCCGCATGCCCTTTATCGCTCGCTGGACGGGAACGATCCCGGCCGGCATCGAAGACACCACCAGCGTCGTCGCCGCGATTGATCTTTCACCGACCATCTGTCGCTTCGCCGGCGTTCCGGTCGAGAATCACCTCGACGGTGTCGACCGCGGCGACGTGCTTCTGGGCCATCCCGCCCCTCGCGGCAAACCGGTGTTCTGGCAATACGGCCATCCGCACGCCATTCTCAAAGGCGGCAAGCCGGAGCACCAGAGCCCCACGTTTGCGATTCGCGACGGTCACTGGAAATTCCTGGTCAATCCCGATGGCAGTGAAGCCCAACTGTTTGATCTCGAATCGGATGAAGGCGAGACGACCAATCTTCTCTCGGTGCAGCCGGAGCGGGCCGCAGCGATGGCCCGCCAGATCGCGGCCTGGGCCGACGACGTCGGCTTTGCATTCGATGACGAAGCTCCCCTCGACGCACCCGTGCCCACGATCGCAATCCTCGCCAGCAATCAACTTCTTCGATTCGTCAACCATGGCGTCAAAGGCGACACCGGTTCGCTCCAGTTGGATGGAACGTCTTGGCTCGACCTGCCGGCGTTTCGTGCGCCGAAAGTCGCGGGAGGCCGAGCACTTCAGATCAAGGGGACCCTTCACTCTCATTCTCCCTCGGGCGTGGTCCTCGCTCACGGCGACAGCCGATCCGGCTACAGCGTCTACCTCGATCAGGGACATCTGTGCTTTGCCGCGTGCGCGGGCGAAGAGCGCACCGTGGTCCGTTCCTCCGCCGCGATCGCCGGTCCGACCCATTTCGAAGCCAACTGGAATTCAAAGGGGCAGATGCTCCTGAAAGTCAATGGCAAGCTTGCCGCCAAGGCGGAAGCAGGCATCCTCCCGCACGAACCCGACGACTCCATTCAGATCGGTGCGGACCTGGCCCAACCCGTCGGGACCTACACCGCCCCGAACCACTACACCGGCACGATTGAAAACCTCACCTTCAAGTATCCAAACGGAACCTGA
- a CDS encoding sigma-70 family RNA polymerase sigma factor — MATESDRQDEPPDPHEIFLRLWMQHEPELRAYVRSCCPKAQEVDDVMQEASVAALRKFSTLDDHSAFGAWACLIARYELLSARRRFARDRLVLAEDIVELLADEGSDELPLRERQLRALDQCINKLPREHRELALAAYAKDTTIRELAAQLKRTEGSLYQLLSRIRKELYRCMQSTLPGAES; from the coding sequence ATGGCAACAGAATCCGATCGGCAAGACGAACCCCCTGATCCGCATGAGATTTTCTTGCGGTTGTGGATGCAACATGAGCCGGAGTTGCGCGCGTATGTGCGATCTTGCTGTCCGAAGGCTCAGGAGGTGGACGACGTGATGCAGGAGGCGAGTGTTGCGGCCTTGCGGAAGTTTTCGACGCTCGATGATCATTCGGCGTTTGGGGCGTGGGCTTGCCTGATTGCGCGATATGAACTGCTTTCGGCTCGGCGTCGGTTTGCGCGGGATCGATTGGTGTTGGCGGAAGATATCGTAGAGCTGCTCGCTGACGAAGGGTCCGACGAATTGCCTTTGCGCGAGCGGCAGCTGCGAGCTTTGGATCAGTGCATCAACAAGCTGCCGCGTGAGCATCGAGAATTGGCGCTAGCGGCCTACGCAAAGGACACAACCATTCGCGAGCTAGCCGCACAGCTTAAACGCACAGAAGGCTCGCTATATCAACTCCTCTCACGCATTCGTAAGGAGTTGTATCGCTGCATGCAAAGTACGCTCCCGGGAGCTGAATCATGA
- a CDS encoding SGNH/GDSL hydrolase family protein: protein MDPTCRLGDPCILTKVDGHFVDRSIGSEEGATDWWGSLTAVDGMASGMKMKQQRGKTRQLILIATALIVIPGSLGYIEFCLSRPIGEGPAGPEVDRTPFETVWTDRAVRVVGIGDSITAGLGAKSPKHTFFNRLIQNPSDEFDPMRGVCLSSVLPNLVAENFAISGSESNVHLDVIRETLPTYPDAYGIVLMTSGGNDLIHSYGRSPPRECAMYSATLEQAKPWIDNFRDRLDTMFREIATKFPAGCEIYIGDIYDPTDGVGDAPSIFLPDWPDGLAIHARYNQVIRDVASNYEYVHVVPLHETFLGHGSHCRQFWRSNYDSDDPHYWFFTNIEDPNDRGYDAIRRVFLNTILAKTTLKQKNG from the coding sequence GTGGATCCAACGTGTCGCCTCGGGGATCCCTGTATACTAACGAAAGTCGACGGTCATTTTGTGGATCGATCGATTGGCAGCGAGGAGGGGGCGACCGACTGGTGGGGCTCCCTCACCGCAGTGGACGGCATGGCGAGCGGAATGAAGATGAAACAGCAGCGAGGCAAGACACGGCAGCTGATCCTGATCGCGACTGCATTGATCGTGATTCCCGGGTCATTGGGCTACATCGAGTTTTGTTTATCACGGCCGATCGGCGAAGGCCCGGCCGGACCCGAGGTCGATCGAACTCCGTTTGAAACGGTTTGGACGGATCGTGCCGTGCGCGTGGTCGGCATCGGAGACAGTATCACGGCGGGGCTGGGCGCGAAATCACCCAAGCACACGTTCTTCAACCGGTTGATTCAAAATCCATCGGATGAGTTTGATCCGATGCGTGGCGTCTGCCTTTCATCCGTGTTGCCAAATCTTGTCGCTGAAAACTTCGCCATCTCCGGCTCGGAATCGAATGTCCATCTGGACGTGATTCGTGAGACGCTTCCGACTTACCCGGACGCCTACGGAATCGTCCTGATGACGTCCGGCGGCAATGATTTGATCCACAGCTACGGTCGCAGCCCGCCTCGTGAGTGCGCGATGTACTCCGCGACGCTCGAGCAAGCGAAACCTTGGATCGACAATTTTCGGGACCGCCTGGACACGATGTTCCGGGAGATTGCGACAAAGTTTCCAGCGGGTTGTGAAATCTACATCGGTGATATCTACGACCCGACCGACGGTGTCGGCGATGCGCCAAGCATCTTCTTGCCGGACTGGCCCGACGGATTAGCGATCCACGCCCGCTACAACCAGGTGATACGAGATGTTGCGTCCAATTACGAGTACGTGCATGTCGTTCCTCTTCATGAAACGTTTCTTGGCCACGGATCGCACTGCAGGCAGTTTTGGCGTTCCAATTACGACAGCGACGACCCGCACTATTGGTTCTTCACCAACATCGAAGACCCCAATGATCGTGGATACGATGCGATCCGGAGAGTGTTTCTCAATACCATCCTTGCCAAGACGACGCTCAAACAGAAAAATGGATGA
- a CDS encoding FecR domain-containing protein translates to MKNEELNLLHRYLDGAITPDELEPLEDLLRTSEEARATLRSLATIDAKWQQLATEELVAAPSDSVTASRMTRKAIPWWLTFSAIAASVIFGAFGWFRAPGQRAGEIRHGIARVIRIEGDGTTGKDRNVADGTELFAGEELEMQRGLIELAFRETGVHVVATAPLRMMLSSDQRVSLHEGQVKLVVPPQGVGFVVDTAQRKFVDLGTSFVVTAGAKGSEVLVLDGQISVDDHEGTSAELMNEGEFARFDRDGKLKKRTPTRLSQALPELSLEATRAGDSSLRGIVLGYESRAAMTKNGPNEDVIARELLPLIRSGFNDGSHLEALKQGEPLSFRGIAGAFHEFPDRTGLAPYSREDGWLVWYHGQVTPARAGRYRFWGYADNHLLLAINGKPVFEGSRKNSSFKELGIERTDNPALPCLIAPAGFACSEWVEVGNDPVRLDILFGEVGGNTTSGLLLVEREGETYEETLWGQPKWPLFLTETPSAEEAAEFKRLVDHLGQRTMGSFSVSEEAVWRVAE, encoded by the coding sequence ATGAAAAACGAAGAACTCAATCTGCTGCATCGATATCTGGATGGTGCAATCACTCCTGACGAGCTGGAGCCCTTGGAGGATCTGCTGCGGACCAGTGAGGAAGCTCGTGCCACGTTGCGTTCGCTCGCGACGATTGACGCGAAGTGGCAACAGCTTGCGACCGAAGAGCTGGTAGCGGCGCCCAGCGACAGCGTCACCGCGTCGCGAATGACGAGGAAGGCGATTCCATGGTGGCTGACCTTCAGCGCTATCGCCGCTTCGGTGATTTTCGGCGCGTTCGGCTGGTTTCGCGCCCCTGGACAGCGCGCCGGTGAGATCCGGCACGGCATTGCCAGAGTCATACGGATCGAAGGCGATGGCACCACCGGAAAAGACCGGAATGTTGCCGATGGGACGGAACTGTTCGCTGGCGAAGAACTCGAAATGCAGCGAGGGCTGATCGAACTGGCGTTTCGCGAAACCGGAGTGCATGTCGTCGCGACAGCTCCGCTTAGGATGATGCTCAGCAGTGATCAGCGAGTGTCACTTCATGAGGGTCAGGTCAAGCTGGTCGTCCCGCCGCAGGGTGTGGGATTTGTTGTCGATACGGCTCAGCGGAAGTTTGTCGATCTCGGGACGAGTTTTGTTGTCACGGCAGGTGCGAAGGGCTCTGAGGTTCTGGTTCTCGATGGGCAAATCTCTGTCGATGATCACGAAGGCACTTCTGCGGAGCTGATGAACGAAGGAGAATTTGCCAGATTCGATCGCGATGGCAAGCTCAAGAAACGAACGCCGACTCGCCTGTCGCAGGCATTGCCCGAACTGTCTCTGGAAGCAACACGTGCGGGTGACAGTTCATTGCGGGGAATCGTTCTGGGTTACGAAAGCCGGGCCGCAATGACGAAGAACGGTCCGAACGAGGACGTGATCGCACGCGAACTGTTGCCGCTCATTCGTTCGGGATTCAATGATGGTTCGCATTTGGAAGCACTCAAGCAAGGAGAGCCGCTCAGTTTCCGCGGCATTGCGGGAGCCTTTCACGAGTTCCCTGACCGAACAGGTCTGGCACCGTACTCGCGCGAAGATGGCTGGCTGGTGTGGTACCACGGACAGGTGACTCCAGCTCGTGCGGGACGTTACCGATTCTGGGGTTATGCAGACAACCACCTGCTCCTTGCGATCAATGGAAAGCCTGTCTTTGAAGGGTCGCGGAAGAATTCTTCTTTCAAGGAGCTCGGTATTGAACGCACCGATAACCCTGCTTTGCCATGCCTGATTGCACCGGCCGGTTTCGCCTGCAGCGAGTGGGTCGAAGTGGGGAATGATCCGGTTCGTCTCGACATTCTGTTTGGAGAAGTCGGTGGCAACACCACGTCTGGGCTACTACTCGTTGAACGGGAAGGTGAGACCTACGAAGAGACACTCTGGGGTCAGCCGAAGTGGCCGCTCTTTCTGACTGAAACCCCGAGTGCAGAAGAGGCTGCGGAGTTCAAGCGGCTGGTGGATCATTTGGGCCAGAGGACGATGGGATCGTTTTCTGTTTCGGAAGAAGCGGTGTGGAGGGTGGCTGAGTAA